From Haloarcula sp. CBA1127, a single genomic window includes:
- the map gene encoding type II methionyl aminopeptidase: MTDVDFDSEQYEKCREAGEILAQVRDEAAERVEVGVSHLEVAQWAEDKIKELGGKPAFPVNISIDEEAAHATPERDDDATFGEEMVNLDIGVHVDGWLADTAVTVDLSGQDELAEAPAEALDAALDVAGPGVDVGQIGAAVEEVIEGYGYNPVVNLTGHGLGHWEQHTSPNIPNREVAQGATLDVGDVVAIEPFATDGRGKVQEGADEEIFALEREGSVRNRQARQVLEQITEEYRTLPFAARWLDSPRAEMALRRLKQQDIVHGYPVLKEQDGAYVSQKEHTVIITEDGCEVTTRSR; the protein is encoded by the coding sequence ATGACTGACGTGGACTTCGATTCCGAGCAGTACGAGAAATGCCGCGAAGCAGGCGAAATTCTGGCACAGGTGCGCGACGAGGCGGCCGAACGCGTCGAGGTGGGCGTCTCCCACCTCGAAGTCGCCCAGTGGGCCGAGGATAAAATCAAGGAGTTGGGCGGCAAGCCGGCGTTCCCGGTCAACATCTCCATCGACGAGGAGGCAGCTCACGCCACCCCTGAGCGCGACGACGACGCCACCTTCGGCGAAGAGATGGTTAACCTCGATATCGGCGTCCACGTCGACGGGTGGCTCGCCGACACCGCCGTGACGGTCGACCTCTCCGGGCAGGACGAACTCGCCGAAGCGCCCGCTGAAGCCTTGGACGCTGCGCTGGACGTCGCCGGCCCCGGTGTCGACGTGGGCCAGATCGGCGCAGCCGTCGAGGAGGTCATCGAAGGGTACGGCTACAACCCCGTCGTGAACCTCACCGGCCACGGACTCGGTCACTGGGAGCAGCATACGTCGCCGAACATCCCGAACCGCGAAGTGGCACAGGGTGCGACGCTCGACGTGGGTGACGTGGTCGCTATCGAGCCGTTCGCCACCGACGGCCGCGGCAAGGTGCAGGAAGGGGCTGACGAGGAGATTTTCGCCCTCGAACGGGAGGGTTCAGTTCGGAACCGGCAGGCCCGACAGGTCCTCGAACAGATCACCGAGGAGTACCGCACGCTGCCGTTTGCCGCACGTTGGCTTGACTCGCCGCGAGCGGAGATGGCGCTTCGCCGCCTGAAACAGCAGGATATTGTCCACGGCTACCCGGTACTCAAAGAGCAGGACGGCGCGTACGTCAGTCAGAAGGAACACACTGTCATCATCACCGAGGACGGTTGTGAAGTGACGACACGCTCGCGGTAG